From Scytonema millei VB511283, the proteins below share one genomic window:
- a CDS encoding hybrid sensor histidine kinase/response regulator, producing MSQDKEREIQLQFLEEAQDHLDAIESKLIGVSSRAELTRQEVDAMLRSAHSIKGGAAMMEFSTLSHLAHRLENFFKVIRTQKQIQLEVERLLLSAVDCLRHVVTTNRQTNVVDEQWQTSQVQPLFEQLQQILGEPREEQETVTPLSSQQGLETIQMLFESEVDAYLQQLETILAQEDKSNLGAEIATIAQDLSDLGEVLELPEFNSLCSSVKQLLATQPAREEEIAQAALQAWRRSQAAIMAGQLQGLPSTLSLDGVVEEVASLNASAADSTAVTAASPARLSSPLELAPPAELKETQENTVRVPLKQLEQLNDLFGELTIERSGLDLQIERLRNSVKILERKVRSLQQSHHRRRTATLPPSSFPSALPTTSSFLSEVAFSPDSSQLRQETTPRSPQPMSSLDSGNNLDEAADEASTEVMANVVQLQEVSGDIDLCLQETEQIVGDLNRTAKQLQFCINQLRMRPFADLVGRFPRALRELALQHGKNVELKIQGGDTPIDRSILEALGNPLMHLLRNAFDHGIEDPETRKASGKPEQGTISIEATYRGNQALIIFKDDGQGIALDKVRQRAQHLGLDREAIANASDEEVLTLIFEPGFSTADEVTSLSGRGVGMDVVRTNLRQVRGDIKVETKAGVGTTFTIGVPLTLSVARVLLVESRGILLAFPTTAIEEMLLLDVEQISTIEDKPQLHWKEYSVPLIYLGDWLKFRRLQNANEERTQPLMSAPTVLLIANGSDWVGLQVDRCWGEQEVAIRPVEGNIPMPPGFNGCTILGDGKVVPLVNTPELLYWIATSQHPASLEPEDRHRAAAELQNQRPTILVVDDSINVRRLLSLTLEKAGYRVEQGKDGLDALEKLMSGSQIAAVVCDIDMPRLDGYGFLARVKSNPAFQQLPIVMLTSRSGIKERQLALNLGATAFFCKPYDKQQLSETLERLINGGGEES from the coding sequence ATGTCTCAGGATAAAGAACGTGAAATTCAGCTCCAGTTTTTAGAAGAAGCCCAAGACCATTTGGATGCGATCGAGTCAAAGTTAATTGGAGTTAGCAGTCGTGCGGAACTGACACGGCAAGAAGTTGATGCCATGCTGCGATCGGCACACTCGATTAAGGGTGGAGCTGCAATGATGGAATTTTCAACTCTGAGTCATTTAGCTCATCGCCTGGAAAACTTTTTTAAAGTCATCAGAACTCAGAAGCAGATTCAGCTGGAAGTGGAAAGGTTGCTGTTGAGTGCTGTGGATTGTTTGCGCCACGTCGTCACGACAAATCGCCAGACAAATGTTGTGGACGAGCAATGGCAGACAAGTCAAGTTCAACCGCTATTCGAGCAGTTGCAACAAATACTGGGAGAACCAAGGGAAGAACAGGAAACGGTTACACCTCTGTCATCGCAGCAGGGTCTAGAAACGATCCAAATGCTGTTTGAATCGGAAGTTGATGCTTATTTGCAGCAGCTAGAAACAATTTTGGCGCAAGAGGATAAGTCTAACTTGGGTGCAGAAATCGCGACGATCGCCCAAGATTTAAGCGATCTGGGGGAAGTCCTAGAGCTACCAGAGTTTAATAGTTTGTGTAGCTCCGTAAAACAGCTATTAGCAACTCAACCCGCACGGGAGGAAGAGATCGCCCAGGCGGCTTTGCAGGCATGGCGGCGATCGCAAGCCGCAATTATGGCGGGACAATTACAGGGTTTACCCTCGACACTCAGTTTAGATGGTGTTGTCGAGGAAGTTGCTAGCTTGAATGCTAGCGCTGCCGATTCGACTGCTGTTACGGCTGCTAGTCCTGCCAGATTATCATCTCCACTCGAACTCGCGCCGCCAGCCGAACTGAAGGAGACGCAGGAAAATACCGTTAGGGTGCCGCTCAAACAGCTAGAGCAACTCAACGATCTGTTTGGGGAGTTGACCATAGAACGCAGCGGACTCGACCTACAAATAGAAAGGTTGCGCAACTCCGTTAAAATTCTGGAACGGAAAGTGCGATCGCTGCAACAATCCCATCATCGTCGTCGGACTGCAACACTGCCACCATCTTCATTTCCATCAGCTTTACCCACGACATCATCTTTTCTATCGGAAGTTGCCTTTTCTCCTGACAGCAGCCAATTGCGACAGGAAACAACCCCGCGATCGCCTCAGCCAATGTCCTCACTAGATAGTGGTAATAATCTAGATGAGGCAGCAGACGAGGCTTCGACGGAGGTAATGGCAAATGTCGTGCAATTGCAAGAAGTGAGCGGAGACATCGATCTGTGCTTGCAGGAGACAGAACAAATTGTTGGCGACCTCAACCGCACGGCAAAACAACTGCAATTTTGCATCAACCAACTGCGAATGCGTCCGTTTGCCGATCTAGTCGGGCGGTTTCCTAGAGCCTTGCGAGAATTGGCTTTACAGCACGGGAAAAATGTCGAACTCAAAATTCAAGGCGGCGATACCCCGATCGATCGCAGTATTTTAGAAGCCCTGGGCAACCCGCTGATGCATTTGTTGCGTAATGCCTTCGATCATGGTATAGAAGATCCTGAAACTCGCAAAGCTAGCGGTAAGCCGGAACAAGGGACGATTTCAATTGAAGCAACATATCGAGGCAATCAAGCCCTGATTATTTTCAAAGATGATGGGCAGGGAATTGCTCTTGATAAGGTCAGACAGCGGGCGCAACATCTAGGACTCGATCGAGAGGCGATCGCCAATGCTAGCGATGAAGAAGTTTTAACTTTGATTTTCGAGCCTGGTTTCAGTACTGCCGATGAAGTCACTTCCTTATCCGGTCGCGGTGTTGGGATGGATGTCGTCCGCACGAACTTGCGTCAAGTGCGCGGTGACATTAAAGTAGAAACCAAGGCAGGAGTAGGTACGACATTTACGATCGGCGTTCCTCTCACATTATCGGTGGCACGGGTGCTATTGGTGGAAAGTCGAGGGATATTACTGGCTTTTCCCACCACGGCGATCGAAGAAATGCTCCTGCTCGATGTAGAACAAATATCTACAATCGAAGATAAACCACAACTGCACTGGAAAGAATACTCAGTCCCGCTGATTTATCTGGGCGATTGGCTGAAATTTCGTCGCCTGCAAAACGCTAACGAAGAAAGAACTCAGCCCCTAATGAGCGCCCCAACAGTATTATTAATTGCTAATGGTAGCGATTGGGTTGGGTTGCAAGTAGACCGTTGTTGGGGCGAACAGGAAGTTGCCATCCGTCCGGTCGAAGGTAACATTCCCATGCCTCCTGGCTTCAACGGCTGTACGATTTTAGGCGATGGTAAAGTTGTTCCCTTGGTCAACACCCCAGAGTTACTTTACTGGATTGCCACTAGCCAACACCCTGCCAGCTTAGAGCCAGAAGATCGCCATCGTGCAGCGGCAGAACTACAAAACCAACGCCCGACAATTTTAGTCGTCGATGACTCGATTAATGTCCGCCGCCTCTTATCTTTGACGTTAGAAAAAGCCGGATATCGAGTCGAACAGGGCAAAGACGGACTGGATGCTTTAGAAAAGTTGATGAGCGGTTCTCAAATTGCCGCTGTAGTTTGCGATATCGATATGCCTCGGCTTGATGGGTACGGTTTCTTGGCTAGGGTGAAATCGAATCCAGCTTTCCAACAGTTACCCATTGTCATGTTGACTTCTCGCAGTGGCATTAAAGAACGCCAACTGGCTTTAAACTTGGGTGCAACTGCCTTTTTCTGCAAGCCTTACGACAAGCAGCAATTGTCAGAAACGCTGGAGCGCTTGATAAATGGAGGGGGAGAAGAAAGCTGA
- a CDS encoding methyl-accepting chemotaxis protein, with translation MNIRSKKEPRQDTAGEDRKTSTNRQADRSQEPESGLTKSHTNPLTIAAGQTTVPHGVNSVKRPPSKSRSWWWQRIGLRAKATLGAIAVSTIPIVLLGATAYHLTSSNITQNIRQQQQVRVASFADRLDRFLVGRYQDVQTLASMTLFNRPYIRRSLPEAERQAFLDQYIKNGQGYDSIILLDLDGDVVMQSSGDVIENYNKIDYFQAALKGDRPVITPPRKSIATGQYSIFTAAPVKDPDTGQTIGVVRTRTPVGYFDRSVQQQDRQLTKNIPGLQIEEFLAFNERGTIFIAPASYPEYLGKDVKAIFPQVVTQLQKSSALGSTYDINRQQQQEYLLSYAPLPAIKELAKLNWGVAIAQPSAELFADIRGGLLLTFMGATGLTTLLAAAIATILVNRALRPIVTVSRAVRKLGQGRLDTRVPVTGEDEVGVLAANINRMAEQLQTQLEQQQNTVERANLLTDLTLQIRQSLNFQDILVTAVREVRRVLKTERVVVYCFDPDWQGKIIAESVAPGWQQLVGQTIDDSCFREGYAQQYREGRVRAIDNIYQAGLAACHVKQLEKFEVKATLVAPLIRDRELLGLLIAHQCSKSRIWQQADIDLFTQLATQIGFALDQAHLLEQVEASRQKAETISLDQRQQKEILQQKLVQLLAQIEGTARGDLTVRANTTTGEIGTVAEFFNAIIESLRQLVVQVKKAATQVNISVDENAGAIRQLADEALKQAQDIDRTLDSVQRMTHSIQAVAASADRAAEVASIAFSTAETGGKAMDRTVQSILSLRDTVTTTAMQAKQLGESTQQISKVVALINHIALQTNVLAINASIEAGRAGEAGRGFTVVAEEIGQLAAKSAAATQEIEQIVENIQMETSHVVRTMEIGNQQAIAGANFVEDSKQSLGRILEESHQIYQLVQSISRATISQVETAQMVTELMQEIAGVSAGSSEYSRQISNSLQRTVEVAQQLQVSVGKFKVGDEMRELGRKKAEIVGSAETAKDAETVDEDETVKGEES, from the coding sequence ATGAATATACGCTCTAAGAAAGAACCGAGGCAAGACACGGCAGGAGAAGATCGCAAAACTAGTACGAATCGTCAAGCAGATCGCAGCCAAGAGCCGGAGTCTGGTTTAACCAAAAGTCATACTAACCCACTGACGATCGCCGCCGGACAAACTACAGTGCCTCACGGCGTTAACTCAGTCAAGCGTCCTCCCTCCAAGTCGCGTTCGTGGTGGTGGCAGCGGATCGGCTTGAGAGCCAAAGCTACGCTTGGGGCGATCGCGGTTAGCACGATTCCGATCGTTCTTTTAGGAGCAACCGCCTATCACCTCACCAGTAGTAATATTACTCAGAATATCAGACAGCAACAGCAAGTGCGAGTTGCATCTTTCGCCGATCGCTTAGATCGATTTCTGGTCGGACGCTACCAGGACGTACAAACCCTGGCAAGCATGACGCTATTCAATCGCCCTTATATTCGGCGATCGCTACCAGAAGCAGAAAGACAAGCATTTTTAGACCAATACATTAAGAACGGTCAAGGCTACGACAGTATCATCCTGCTGGATCTAGACGGCGATGTCGTGATGCAATCGTCTGGAGATGTGATTGAGAACTACAACAAAATCGATTACTTTCAGGCAGCACTCAAGGGCGATCGCCCAGTCATTACGCCGCCGCGTAAATCCATCGCCACGGGACAGTACTCGATTTTCACCGCTGCACCAGTGAAAGATCCAGACACGGGGCAAACCATTGGCGTAGTCCGTACCCGCACCCCTGTAGGGTATTTCGATCGCAGCGTGCAACAGCAAGATCGGCAACTGACCAAAAATATTCCTGGCTTGCAGATTGAGGAGTTCCTGGCTTTCAACGAGCGCGGTACGATCTTCATTGCCCCAGCATCGTATCCCGAATACTTGGGTAAAGATGTCAAAGCCATTTTTCCCCAGGTAGTCACACAACTGCAAAAATCATCAGCCCTGGGTAGTACATACGATATCAATCGCCAGCAACAGCAAGAATATTTGCTATCTTACGCGCCGTTACCAGCAATTAAAGAATTAGCCAAACTGAACTGGGGAGTGGCGATCGCCCAGCCTAGTGCCGAGCTATTTGCCGACATTCGCGGCGGATTGCTGCTCACTTTTATGGGAGCAACGGGACTAACAACATTACTAGCGGCGGCGATCGCGACAATTTTGGTCAACCGCGCCCTGCGCCCGATTGTCACCGTTTCTCGCGCCGTTCGCAAACTAGGACAAGGCAGACTCGACACTCGCGTTCCGGTGACAGGCGAAGATGAAGTCGGGGTATTAGCGGCAAATATCAACCGCATGGCGGAACAACTGCAAACTCAACTCGAACAACAGCAAAATACTGTCGAAAGAGCCAATTTACTCACCGATCTAACTTTGCAAATTCGGCAGTCGCTCAACTTTCAAGATATTTTAGTTACTGCCGTGCGGGAAGTGCGGCGCGTCCTGAAAACAGAGCGCGTTGTTGTCTATTGCTTCGATCCTGACTGGCAGGGAAAAATTATTGCCGAGTCAGTAGCCCCTGGTTGGCAACAGTTAGTCGGGCAAACAATAGATGATAGCTGCTTTCGCGAAGGTTATGCCCAACAATATCGCGAAGGTAGAGTGCGGGCGATCGACAATATTTATCAAGCCGGACTTGCAGCTTGTCATGTCAAACAGTTAGAAAAATTTGAAGTCAAGGCTACATTGGTTGCGCCGCTGATTCGCGATCGCGAATTGTTAGGTTTACTCATTGCCCATCAGTGTTCTAAATCGCGGATCTGGCAGCAAGCGGATATCGATTTATTTACCCAGTTAGCAACTCAAATTGGCTTTGCCCTCGATCAAGCTCATCTTTTAGAACAGGTAGAAGCCTCTCGCCAAAAAGCTGAAACTATTTCCCTCGACCAAAGACAACAAAAAGAAATTTTGCAGCAAAAACTCGTACAACTGTTAGCACAAATTGAAGGCACGGCAAGGGGAGATTTGACAGTCAGGGCAAACACAACCACCGGAGAAATCGGCACGGTAGCAGAATTTTTTAACGCCATTATCGAAAGCCTCAGACAATTAGTCGTGCAGGTGAAAAAAGCGGCAACGCAAGTGAATATTTCGGTAGACGAAAACGCAGGCGCAATCCGCCAACTCGCCGACGAAGCACTCAAACAAGCCCAGGATATCGATCGCACCCTAGACTCAGTACAGCGCATGACTCATTCGATTCAAGCTGTAGCAGCTAGCGCCGATCGCGCCGCCGAAGTTGCTAGCATTGCTTTTAGCACGGCAGAGACTGGTGGCAAGGCAATGGATCGCACGGTACAGAGTATTTTGAGCTTGCGGGATACAGTCACGACAACCGCGATGCAAGCCAAGCAGTTAGGTGAATCGACTCAGCAGATCTCGAAAGTTGTAGCCTTAATCAATCACATCGCCCTGCAAACCAATGTTTTAGCAATCAATGCTAGCATCGAAGCCGGACGCGCCGGAGAAGCCGGACGGGGATTTACCGTCGTGGCAGAAGAAATCGGGCAACTCGCCGCCAAATCAGCCGCAGCCACCCAGGAAATCGAACAAATTGTCGAGAATATTCAAATGGAAACGAGCCATGTCGTGCGGACGATGGAAATAGGCAACCAGCAGGCGATCGCAGGCGCGAATTTTGTGGAAGATTCCAAACAAAGTTTGGGACGAATTTTAGAAGAATCGCATCAAATTTATCAGTTGGTGCAATCCATTTCGCGTGCCACGATTTCCCAAGTCGAGACAGCACAAATGGTTACGGAATTGATGCAAGAAATTGCTGGCGTATCGGCAGGATCTTCCGAATACTCCCGTCAAATTTCCAATTCTCTACAACGCACCGTAGAAGTTGCCCAACAACTGCAAGTTTCAGTTGGCAAGTTTAAAGTTGGCGACGAAATGCGGGAGCTGGGAAGGAAGAAAGCTGAGATAGTGGGGAGCGCTGAAACAGCTAAGGATGCTGAGACAGTTGACGAGGATGAGACAGTTAAGGGAGAAGAGAGCTGA
- a CDS encoding chemotaxis protein CheW, producing MNPAEIETRPGERYLKFYLAEQIPAILAMEYVQEVLMIPARRITPMPNMPECVVGLLNHRNRVLWVVDLAQILSLQPLDHNISQYNVILIQAQQMTLGLLVPEVNGVKYFTPDLVQSSKELVTSALIPFLHGCIVQEQELILVVNAEAILLAPALYRK from the coding sequence ATGAATCCAGCAGAAATAGAAACCCGTCCAGGTGAAAGATATTTAAAATTTTATCTGGCAGAACAAATTCCTGCTATTTTGGCAATGGAGTACGTGCAAGAGGTATTAATGATACCCGCACGGAGAATCACCCCTATGCCCAATATGCCTGAGTGTGTAGTCGGTTTGCTGAACCACCGCAATCGGGTATTGTGGGTAGTCGATTTGGCTCAGATCCTCAGCTTGCAGCCGCTCGACCATAATATCTCGCAATATAACGTCATTTTAATTCAAGCCCAGCAAATGACTTTGGGGTTACTCGTACCAGAAGTCAACGGCGTAAAATACTTTACTCCAGACTTGGTTCAATCCTCAAAAGAGCTGGTAACATCAGCATTAATTCCTTTCCTTCATGGCTGTATCGTCCAGGAACAAGAGTTAATACTCGTAGTCAATGCAGAAGCAATTTTACTTGCCCCCGCTCTGTACAGGAAATAG
- a CDS encoding TIGR00266 family protein, producing the protein MNITYKIEHSPAYASLQLDLRANETVLVESGAMAAMDSWIKMKSKMKGGLMKGIGRMVGGESLFMSEFTAEGRAGQLFLSPGVPGDIQHYYLDGNGLMLQSSGFVAASHTVEIDPSFQGFRGFFSGESLFLLRVTGKGDLWFSSYGAIIEIPVEGDYVVDTGYVVAFEDSLSYHVETIGGLSFRNLRTGLLGGEGLVCRFRGKGKLWIQSRQMYNLLNFLDAFRPTKSSD; encoded by the coding sequence ATGAATATCACTTATAAAATTGAACATTCTCCTGCTTATGCTTCTTTGCAACTCGATTTGAGGGCAAATGAAACTGTATTGGTTGAATCTGGAGCAATGGCGGCGATGGACTCTTGGATAAAAATGAAGTCCAAAATGAAAGGGGGATTGATGAAAGGAATAGGCAGAATGGTAGGAGGCGAGTCTTTATTTATGAGCGAATTTACCGCTGAAGGACGAGCCGGACAGTTATTTCTTTCCCCTGGAGTGCCAGGAGATATTCAGCATTATTATCTAGATGGTAACGGTTTAATGCTGCAATCTTCGGGATTTGTGGCAGCAAGTCATACAGTGGAAATCGATCCTTCATTTCAAGGATTTCGAGGTTTTTTTAGCGGTGAGTCTTTATTTTTGTTACGAGTTACTGGTAAGGGCGATCTGTGGTTTAGCTCCTACGGTGCGATTATTGAGATTCCCGTAGAGGGAGATTATGTGGTGGATACGGGTTACGTGGTTGCTTTTGAAGATTCACTCAGTTATCACGTAGAAACGATCGGCGGTCTATCATTTAGGAATCTGAGAACGGGACTTTTAGGCGGGGAAGGATTGGTTTGTCGCTTCCGAGGTAAAGGCAAGCTTTGGATTCAATCTCGTCAAATGTATAATTTACTCAATTTTTTAGACGCTTTTCGTCCCACTAAGAGTAGCGATTAA
- a CDS encoding TIGR00266 family protein, with protein sequence MNIDILHQPDSAIAHITMSAGEELVAEAGSMIAMSSYINASTALRQGKSGGILGGLKRMVAGESLFLSIFRSPTHDGEVFLAPKLMGDILTYQMTPVGLVVQATSYLASEANVDINVGFQGFRSFFSGESIFWLDIGGSGQVLLTSFGAIYEIYVDGEYIVDTGHIVAFEKSLNFSITKVGSSLIGAFLGGEGLACRFQGKGRLFCQTHNANAFGQLVGSQLPAK encoded by the coding sequence ATGAACATAGATATCTTACATCAACCCGATAGCGCGATCGCTCATATCACGATGAGTGCTGGCGAGGAGTTAGTGGCGGAAGCAGGCAGTATGATTGCTATGAGTAGTTATATCAATGCTAGTACTGCCCTCAGACAAGGAAAAAGTGGTGGAATCTTGGGCGGACTCAAACGGATGGTAGCGGGAGAGTCTTTGTTTTTGAGTATATTTCGTTCTCCCACACATGACGGTGAAGTCTTTTTAGCCCCTAAATTAATGGGTGATATTTTGACTTATCAAATGACACCCGTTGGGCTAGTCGTTCAAGCGACTTCTTATTTAGCTAGCGAAGCAAATGTCGATATTAACGTCGGGTTTCAAGGATTTCGATCGTTCTTCTCTGGAGAATCAATTTTTTGGTTAGATATAGGTGGTTCCGGTCAAGTTCTCTTGACATCTTTTGGAGCAATCTACGAAATTTATGTGGATGGCGAGTATATCGTTGACACTGGGCATATTGTAGCTTTTGAAAAAAGCTTAAATTTCAGCATTACAAAAGTCGGCTCTAGTTTAATCGGAGCATTTTTAGGTGGAGAAGGATTAGCCTGTCGGTTTCAAGGAAAAGGTAGATTATTTTGTCAAACGCATAACGCTAATGCCTTCGGTCAATTAGTTGGCTCGCAATTACCTGCAAAATGA
- a CDS encoding TIGR00266 family protein, which produces MKYDIRYKPAFAAIFVTLDPGESITAEAGAMTSMDAQLSIQTKFSGGLIPALLKKFLGGESLFVNTFTNRTQQSLRLVLTQSTIGDIGRIDLSQGDICLQPGAFVAHSAGVKMGLQWAGIKSWLAGEGLFKLKLSGSGRAFFGCYGGITKKQIQGEFVVDSGHLVAYEPKLKMSIGLAGGLVGSVTSGEGLVNRLSGTGDIYLQSRSIDGLVRYLRSQVK; this is translated from the coding sequence TTGAAATACGATATTCGCTACAAACCAGCCTTTGCTGCTATTTTCGTCACGCTCGATCCTGGGGAGAGTATTACTGCTGAAGCTGGGGCAATGACAAGCATGGATGCCCAGTTATCAATCCAAACTAAATTTTCTGGTGGTTTAATTCCTGCCTTACTGAAAAAGTTTTTGGGTGGCGAATCGTTATTCGTGAATACTTTTACCAATCGAACTCAACAATCTCTGAGATTAGTTTTAACCCAATCAACGATTGGCGATATTGGCAGAATCGATTTGAGTCAGGGAGATATTTGCTTGCAACCAGGGGCATTTGTTGCCCATAGTGCAGGAGTGAAAATGGGCTTACAATGGGCGGGAATTAAAAGTTGGTTGGCAGGAGAAGGATTATTTAAACTGAAACTCAGTGGTAGTGGTAGGGCATTTTTTGGCTGCTATGGCGGGATTACAAAAAAGCAGATTCAAGGAGAATTTGTTGTCGATAGCGGACACTTAGTTGCCTACGAACCAAAACTTAAAATGAGCATTGGATTAGCTGGTGGCTTAGTTGGTTCCGTCACCTCTGGCGAAGGATTAGTCAATCGTCTTTCTGGTACAGGCGATATTTATTTACAATCTCGCAGTATTGATGGATTAGTTAGATATTTGCGATCGCAAGTTAAATAG
- a CDS encoding alpha/beta fold hydrolase: MVQTTASTTSVSGKYWQWRGHSIYYVKAGTLYPQRPPLLLVHGFGASTDHWRKNIAELQNDFQVYAIDLIGFGRSAKAKLQYSGDLWRDQLHDFITEVIGQPAVLAGNSLGGYASLCVAAQRPDAAAGLVLLNSAGPFSEEQPSIESESVQTEVQPPRQPDLWQKLFGDVTKWMFQQPWARFLLFQYIRQPWVIRQTLEKVYLDKSAITDQLVEDIYRPACDPGAVDVFASVFSTPQGEKVDILLQQLTCPLLLLWGEGDPWMNARGRSPKFRQYYPQLQEYFLKAGHCPHDEVPEQVNSLLKDWILSICA, encoded by the coding sequence ATCGTGCAAACAACAGCTTCTACAACCTCGGTTTCTGGTAAGTACTGGCAGTGGCGCGGGCATTCGATTTACTATGTCAAAGCGGGAACGCTTTACCCTCAGCGTCCACCTCTACTATTAGTACATGGATTTGGTGCTTCTACCGACCACTGGCGCAAGAATATTGCCGAACTGCAAAACGATTTTCAAGTTTACGCGATCGATCTGATTGGTTTCGGACGCTCTGCTAAAGCTAAACTGCAATATAGTGGCGACTTGTGGCGCGACCAACTGCATGATTTTATCACCGAAGTTATCGGACAACCTGCGGTACTAGCGGGTAATTCATTAGGTGGATATGCGAGTTTATGCGTTGCTGCCCAGCGTCCAGATGCCGCAGCAGGGTTAGTATTACTGAATAGTGCTGGTCCTTTTAGCGAAGAACAACCCAGCATTGAATCAGAATCAGTGCAAACTGAAGTTCAACCACCACGCCAACCGGACTTATGGCAAAAATTATTTGGCGACGTGACGAAGTGGATGTTTCAGCAGCCTTGGGCGCGGTTTCTGTTATTTCAATACATTCGCCAACCGTGGGTGATCCGACAAACTCTAGAGAAAGTCTATCTTGATAAAAGTGCCATTACAGACCAGTTAGTAGAAGACATTTATCGTCCGGCGTGCGATCCTGGTGCAGTGGATGTATTTGCTTCAGTTTTCAGCACTCCTCAAGGGGAAAAAGTTGATATATTGCTACAACAATTGACTTGCCCGTTGCTGTTATTGTGGGGTGAGGGCGACCCGTGGATGAATGCTAGAGGGCGCAGTCCAAAGTTTCGTCAATACTATCCACAATTACAAGAATACTTTCTGAAAGCAGGTCACTGTCCCCATGATGAAGTTCCCGAACAGGTAAATTCATTGCTGAAAGATTGGATTCTGTCGATTTGTGCGTAA
- a CDS encoding DUF6883 domain-containing protein, which translates to MQIPNAENAVVDIRKLRDYCLSLEHEKGKHKARLFLSALGITADNAEELRQLLLEAVKIHKAQLGRQDEFGQRYTLDFPLEWQNRSAIVRSGWIVEPDSKIPKLTTCYPL; encoded by the coding sequence ATGCAAATTCCGAACGCAGAAAACGCAGTAGTCGATATTCGTAAACTACGAGACTACTGCCTGAGTTTAGAACATGAAAAAGGAAAACATAAAGCTCGACTCTTTTTATCAGCGTTAGGTATAACAGCCGACAACGCTGAAGAATTACGTCAACTTCTTTTGGAAGCTGTCAAGATACACAAAGCTCAATTGGGACGGCAAGATGAATTTGGACAACGCTACACTCTCGATTTTCCACTTGAATGGCAGAATAGAAGTGCGATCGTTCGGAGTGGTTGGATCGTTGAACCTGATTCCAAGATTCCAAAATTAACAACCTGCTACCCTCTATAG
- a CDS encoding DUF4926 domain-containing protein, translated as MTANTVKLLDVVALTVDLPEYRLWRGQVGTVVEILANGAAYEVEFSDRNGRTYESIGLRPNQIMVLHFEPASPYLTPHSPT; from the coding sequence ATGACCGCAAACACAGTTAAATTACTAGATGTAGTAGCACTAACCGTCGATCTTCCTGAGTATAGGTTGTGGCGCGGGCAAGTCGGTACAGTGGTTGAAATATTGGCTAATGGTGCTGCTTATGAAGTGGAATTCAGCGATCGCAATGGGCGCACTTACGAATCAATTGGACTGCGCCCAAATCAGATTATGGTGTTACACTTCGAGCCAGCGTCCCCTTACCTTACTCCCCATTCTCCCACTTGA